In Miscanthus floridulus cultivar M001 chromosome 8, ASM1932011v1, whole genome shotgun sequence, the sequence TGGAGAAGGCCGACTACGACGACCTCCTCATCCCCTGCATCACGTGCCTGGGGTGTCTGTCGAGGACGTTCCGGGCGACGGAGACCCGGGTCATCGGCCCGCTCGTCAGGCTCCTCGACGAGCGGGAGGCCGACGTGAGCCTGGAGGCCGCGGCGGCGCTGGCCAAGTTCGCGTGCATGGACAACTACCTGCACGTggaccactgcaagtccatcatcgCCCACGGCGGCGCCAAGCACCTGGTGCAGCTCGTCTACTTCGGCGAGCAGGTGGTCCAGACGGCGGCGCTCGTCCTCGTTTGCTACCTCGCGCACAACGTCCCCGACAGCGAGGACCTCGCGCAGGCCGAGATTTTGACGGTGCTCGACTGGGCGTGGAAGCAGGGATACATGTCACAGGATCCGGTGATCGAGAGCTTGCTGCCCGAGGCCAAGATTAGGATGGAGCTCTACCAGTCCAGAGTAGGATACTATTGATCAAACGCTGCTGTTAACTTGTGTTATTATAAAACGGAAACAGAAACAGAAGGATGGCTGCCGCTTCACCTTCACAATTTCACGTACATCAACTGACTACTGTATATAGATCATTCAGGTAACTTTATTCATAGTCTGGTTAAACTTCTTATGTTCATTCAGAGGGAAAAAAACATAGGTGaaacttttttgaagtaatccGTGTCGTTTTCATGTTTGGTTGGGACCTAGCTTCTTGATACTGGAGGCGATCGTAAAGTTTTGTTTTGAGGATATCATCAGAAGGTTTTTTCTTATAGGTTTTCCTAAACCTGTATCTCATTTGGTGGTGAACAATGTGGTATAGCATAACCCTTCTTAGGGGACATACTTATCCCTTGATAGTGGAGGCAAAATCAGTGAAGTTTTGTTTGTGTGGATATCAGCATCAGCTTTAATTCTTAACTCTATCTTATTTGGTGACTAGCACAGCCACATTTTTGGGGCAGATCAGCATATTGTACTCTGTCTTGTCACTTGAACCTGCTCATTGATGTATATTAGGTTTTACTCATTTACTGAAAAAGAATTTCTTTGACATGAATCACGTGGTTTCTTTGCTGGCTCTTAAGGAATCCATCCATGTACTGTGCTAATTAATGCAGGAACTTGAACCATATACAGCGCTAAATATTTTATGCTGATCTCTGTTGGACAAAAAGAATTTGTATCTTCATTTGTTAATTGGGAAATACTAATAGTCCATTTACTACTCTCAACTATTCAGTTTGTTACTCGTTTAACTCAATTTGTTCTCTCAAACGCTAAACCGGACCAGCCCCAAATGAACATTTTCTTATTTTTCCATCCATGTTGTAGAAGAACAGGTCTATGATCCTAGTCTTCCGGGTCTTCCTAGCATGTAGGAAACCGTTAGTCCTCTAGACCACTCGTTCTCTGTATATGTACAAGCTCCATCTGGTGAATACAATTGAGCACTTCAGTCACTTGTTCTCTTACATGGTATCAGCCGCTTCCTGCTCCATTCTTCCGCTGCCTCTCTCACTGCTCTACGTCGTCTTCCTCATGGCGTCACCCTCCCAATCCTCCAGCTCCTCTCGCAGTGCCGCGTCCAACCCCTTCGCCACTCTTCCCGACGCGGACACTCCCACTGCTGCCACGATTGCCATGGTCAACATTCGGGCCCATGTTCTAGTGATCCTCGAAATGGACGCCGCCAATTTCCGCCAGTGGCGTACCTTCTTTGAACCGACGTTCAAGAAGTTTGGCCTCATGGATCATGTGGATGGCACCATTGACGCCGCCCTCATGCAACATGACCCCGAGTGGTGCCAGAACGACTCGAGCATCAACTCTTGGCTCTACACTACTCTGTCCAAGGACCTGATGGATGCGGTCTATCAGCCCCGCTCCACGGCGCAATCCGTCTGGCAGGCGATCAACAGCCAGTTCCTCGACAACAGCCTCCAGCGCGCCATCTTCCTGCAATAAGACTTCCACAGTCTCTATCAAGGGGACATGTCGATCACGGAGTACTGTGGCCGTCTCAAGTAGTTGGCCGACGCCCTGCCGCCGTCACCGATCAGGCCCTCGTCATCAACACTCTCCGCGGCCTCCATCCTGACTACAGTGGCGCCGTCGCCGTCCTCTCCTCCAAGGTGCCGCCGCCCACGTTCCTCTACACTCGGTCCTACCTCGTGCAGGAGGAGCAGCGCAAGTCTCTAACACGCAAGATGGCGGCTGCCATGGCACTCCTCGCGGCGGGCTCCTCCAACACGGGCTCCTCCAACACTTCTGCTCCACCTCGGCCCGCCAACCATGGCGGCCATGCTCCTTCCTCCACGGGCGGTGATCGCCGCAAAAAGCGCAAGAACGCGGACGGGCGGTTCCGCAATACCGGGAACGCCTCTAGCACCGCTCATCCACAAGGTGGATCCGCTTCTTccgggcctccgccatcgtggggCCAGGCATACAATCCGTGGACTGGCTACGTGCAGGCCTGGCCCACGAACCAATGGCGTGCTCCGCCTCAGGGTGCCCTCGCCCAGCGTCCCGGTACGCCCCAGCCATAGGCGCTGGCTGCGTTCCAGGCGCCCCAGCTCCCGCAAGCGCCACAGATCGGTTTCGGCGAGGCGAACCCCTTCGCCATGCAGCAACAGCAGCCTCCTCATGGCCTCCTCTCCGCCCTCCACGATGCGTCGACTCACGCTCCGCTTGGAGGACACGGTGGTGGTGATTGGTTCCTCGACATCGGGGCCACCTCTCACATGGCCTCCAATTCCGGTATCCTCTCATCCCCTTCGTCCCTTCCTTCACCCTCTCATATTATTGTTGGCAACGGTGCTCCCCTTTCGGTCCAGTCCCATGGACACGCTCTTTTGcctacaccatcctcatctctTAAACTGAATAATATTCTTATCTCCCCTCATTTGATTAAGAACCTTATTTCAGTTCGTTCTCTCACCCGCAACAATTCCGTTTCTGTCGAATTTGACCCGTGTGGTTTTTCCATAAAGGATCTTCGTTCCAAGACGGTTCTGCTCCGCTGTGACTCATCCGGCGATCTCTATCCCCTTCGATGGCCGACATCCAGTGGTCCAGCGCAAGCTCAGGCTCTTCTGGCCTCCCAAGACTCCAAGCTGTGGCATGCCCGTCTTGGCCGTCCAGGAGAGGACTCCTTGCGTCGTGTCTTGCATTCCTTTGGTTTTTCCTGTAGCAAATCCGGCAAACACACATGCCATGCATGTCGCTTGGGCAAGCATGTGCGTTTGCCCTTTACCACCTCCAATAAtgtttcttcttctccttttgatCTCCTTCACTGTGATGTCTGGACCTCACCAATAACAAGCAATTCTGGTTTTCAGTTTTACTTAGTTGTACTTGATGATTATTCTCACTATGTCTGGACATTCCCACTCCGTCGTAAGTCGGATGTTCTTCCCACTTTAATTTCTTTCCATGCGTTTGTGCGAACTCAGTTCCAGCGTGACATCAAGTGTTTTCACACTGATAATGGTCGCGAATTCGATAGCACTGCAACTCGAGCTTTCTGCACCACGCATGGCATTTCACTGCGCCTCACTTGTCCGTATACGTCCCAGCAAAATGGACGAGCTGAGCGGGTCTTGCGCACGATCAATGACAGTGTGCGTGCACTGCTGTTCCATGCTTCTATCCCACCCCGTTTTTGGCCGGATGCTCTCAGCACTGCTACATACTTGATCAACCGCCGACCATGTCGCCCACGCGCTCAGCAAACCCCGCATGAGCTCCTCTTTGGCGTGCCACCCACATATGAACACCTACGCACTTTTGGTTGCCTTTGCTACCCCAACACTGCTGCTACCGCACCGCACAAACTCGCCCCCCGCTCGATCAAGTGCATCTTCTTGGGTTATCCAGCGGAACAACGAGGATATCGCTGCTACGACCCTGAGTCTCGTCGTGTACTAACCTCTCGTCATGTATATTTCGACGAGAACGTTTTTCCTTTTGCTCAGGAGCTACCTGTGCCCGCCACTGTGTCACCGGCACGTTCTCAGCCTCTTCATCAGGACGTGATGATTCTGCCTCCACCATGTCGTCAGCAGGCAGCTGGTGCTCCAGCTCCACAACCTGTGATCAGCACTACTAGTGCGCCATAGGTGCATCAGCCGAGCACCACATCTTCCACGTCTACGACGGCTGCGACCACCCGCTCTGGGTCCACAACGGCGCTGCCTCACCTCATCGACGACCACGCTGCAGTACAGCCACCATCACGCACTGCAACACCTCTGGCGGATTCTACGACAGTGGCCACGACGTCTGGTGCAGGGCCAGCCGAGCCGCCTCGGCATCCCATGATGACTCGAGGCCGCCACGGCATCGTCCTCCCCAACCCGAAGTACGCCAACCTCACCACCACCACGACGCTGTCTTCTCCACCAGGCTCTGTCCATGCCGCGCTCCGCGATCTGACATGGCGGCAGGCGATGCAAGAGGAGTACGATGCCCTCGTGTCCAATGGCACCTGGACACTCGTGCCACGGCTGGTTGGTGCAAACGTCATCACAGGGAAGTGGATCTTCAAGAACAAACTGAACCTCGACGGAACCCTGGAGCGCCGCAAGGCTCGATGGGTGGTCCGTGGGTTCAACCAGCGTGCGGGCGTCGACTCCCACCAGACCTTCTCGCCGGTCGTCAAACCTGCAACAATTCGGACAGTCCTTCATCTTGCAGCTTCGCGTTCGTGGCCGGTACATCAACTCGATGTCAAGAATGCGTTCTTGCACGGCGACCTTGTCGAACAAGTGTTCTGCCATCAACCTGCAGGCTTCATCGATCAGAGATACCCGAACCATGTCTGTCGTCTTGTCAAGTCCCTCTATGGACTTAAACAAGCGCCCAGGGCGTGGTTTGAGCGTCTTGGTGGCTAGCTCCGGTGCCTTGGCTTCATCTCCACCGGCTCCGATGCATCGCTCTTCGTCTTCACTCACACTGGTCAGACAACTTATTTGCTtgtctatgtcgatgacatcctGCTCACCGCTTCGACAAGTGATTTCTTGGCACACATCGTCAAGCTGCTTCGCCAAGAATTTGCAATGAAGGATCTTGGTGACATCCGGTTCTTCCTCGGTGTGCAAGTTCGGCGCGACGAACATGGCTTCTTCCTCAACCAAGCACAATATGCTGAAGACATTCTTGAACACGCTGGGATGCTGAACTGCAAGTCTGCTCCGACACCGGTCGACACCAAGCCAAAGCTCTCCCTGACGGAGGGTGCCCTCTTCAATGACCCGACGTTCTACCGCAGCATTGTGGGTGCACTCCAGTACCTGACCTTGACACGTCCTGATCTTGCATATGCTGTGAATCAGGCGTGCTTGTTCATGCACGCGCCACGGGAAGTACACTGGGGAATTGTCAAGCGCATTCTCCGGTACCTGCGTGGAACACTCGACAATGGTCTGCGCATCTCGGCATCACCGACAACGCACCTGACTGCCTACTCCGACGCAGATTGGGCAGGGTGCCCTGACACCCGACGATCCACATTAGGCTACTGCGTGTTCCTTGGTGACTCATTGGTGTCTTGGTCGTCCAAGCGATAGACCATGGTATCTCGATCAAGTGCCGAAGCCGAATACCGCGGCGTGGCACACGCCACAGCGGAGTGTGCTGGCTCAGGAACCTTTTGCAAGAGCTGCACGTTCCAATCAACAAGGCCACAGTAATTTATTGCGACAACATTTCAGCGGTGTATCTCTCTGAAAATCCAGTTCATTATCGGCGTACAAAGCATGTTGAGCTGGATCTGCACTTCGTGCGTGAGAAGGTTGCACTTGGGCAGCTTCGTGTTGTTCAAGTACAAACTACACACTAGTATGCTGATATCATGACGAAGGGTTTGCCCAGTGCATTGTTCAACCAGTTTAAGTCTAGCTTGTGCGTTTCTAACACCGATGATGTAACtgagggggggtggggggggggggggggggggggggtgtagaAGAACATGTCTATGATCCTAGTCTTCCGGGTCTTCCTAGCATGTAGGAAACCGTTAGTCCTCTAGACCACTCGTTCTCTGTATATGTACAAGCTCCATCTGGTGAATACAATTGAGCACTTCAGTCACTTGTTCTCTTACACATGTCAAAGCTATGTTCTGGGTTTAAATTGTGTAAGGTGTGCCGGCATCATCATATACCCTATGATACATAAATAGTTCTGATTTTTTTTTCACGCTTGCTTTTATCAATTGGGAGCACTTAAATTTACATTAGCCCTCCACATATACACAAAAGTGCATGAaaaataagcaaaaaaaaaaaaaaacatcagagTATTTTTTTTCAGCATATATTATGATACCAGCTAATTACCCAAAAGATTTGAACACATGACATAACTCGTACAAGGAgcaacagttttttttttaaaaaaaaatcccgtACATCATTGGGAGTGAATTGGACCATTTAAATAGTTCTTGGGACAAAATAGAATCGATATCTCGTATAGGGGTTCAAACTTCAAAGCGACAAAGTGAATTGCTTGGGCTAGTCAAATTGATtgttttggtttgacaaatattGTCACAAATTAAAGAACGTTTATTACTTTTCTAACTGTGCTACCTAGCTGCAAGTCTGCTTTCGCTGTCCACCGACGAGCAGCATATATATGTCGAAGAATTATGGAAAGCAGAACAATTTAGCTCTTTCTCTCATCAAGTTCAATTTGCGAATACAACATGTTCTAGACTAAGCTTTAGGAGTTTTCTTTTGGGTGGATGATATGCCCTTTCGCTATAGCTGGAAGAAAGCACCCACGTCTCAGTTCAGAAAGGCAGAAGGTTTGAGGCTTCTTGGTTGTTGTAGTGCGTCTTTAGGGACAAATCCATTGCCAACCCTTGTCCtcaatttctttttctttttctttttgctaaGTATCCTCAATTTCCTAGATAACATAAATAAAGAAGTTCTGTCATTTTCACGCTTTGACCCAATCTTTTTTGCTGGCGCATGTCCTATTTGGATCCGATTCAGACATGCAATATGCGTCTTATCGTCATATGCACCGTCGATTCTTAACAACTGCTGCAGCGAATTGATAGGTGCGTGCATCAGTCGTGTTGTATTGAAGTACCGGATCGAATGCACAGTTGATGTGGCCATATCCATTTCTTTGAAGCTTATGTttacttgaacttatcagccttaCTTATTAATCATGGTACAGTCTCATCATAAATTAGTGAACCGTACCTTTCAGCCTAGCTTTTTAGCGAAGAACAAGGAGGGGGGTTTGCGACCCTGCGAATGCAACCATCTGGGCTTGCTCTTAACATTCATTCACTTGTACAGTAGCTCAACTATCTTAGGCACTGCCAGGTTCAAAATTTTCACCAACTGTTTTGCAGGAATTTTGCGAGATTCAGTGTTTCCGTCGTTACGAGGAAGGCAGACACGGACTGAGGGCCTGGACCTGTAGGTGGTACCCTGCAGCACGCAGCAGTCTGTTTGGATGAGTGGGGGAGAGAGATCGGCCAAGTGAGGTTCGGGTGATTAGGCGGTGCAGACGAATCTTATCAGCGTTGCAATTTGCACTGCCCAGAATCTGAGCCTGAATCCAAAGGTAAGGCATGGGTGCATGGTCTGTAAGATTCTGCTGGTGATTCCTTCGCACGACAGCCAAAGCGATCAGGATTAGGCGCATGATGGTCCAGCGTTCCATCAGGATCGGATGAGCTGCTGCTGAAGCGGCAACAGCAAAGTGATGTGCAAGCAGAGGCAGGAGTCCAGGACAGCGTCAGGACCGGCCGACATCGCACAGTGGGCACGTGCCCATGCACTCCCTGGGAGGCTGGGATGCCGCCTCTATCCGCCCTCGCCGACGTGTCGATGGCGCGTCGTCGATCGCTCCGTCAGTTTTCGGGGCCACATCGACTGGAACATACTCAGCCCGGCCGGGAGCGCCGCCGCCCGCGGCTTCGCCGGTCAGTCGGCACGACTACACGAGTCCAGCCaggtccagcagcagcagcgcccgATCGGCACGGCACATCGCGTCATCGCCAATGGTGGAGTCTGGAGTGGAGGACGACGCACGCTGAGGCCAGCGATActtttctttcctttccttttcaTTCACAAAGGAAGGGGAGGACAGGGCAAAGGGGCAGGCAGTCAGGTCGATCGGGCCACCGTGAGGATTGGGAAGAGCAgtgaggcggcggcggctgctgctgctcgtgttaggGAAAGACGATCGCGG encodes:
- the LOC136469594 gene encoding uncharacterized mitochondrial protein AtMg00810-like, with product MTRGRHGIVLPNPKYANLTTTTTLSSPPGSVHAALRDLTWRQAMQEEYDALVSNGTWTLVPRLVGANVITGKWIFKNKLNLDGTLERRKARWVVRGFNQRAGVDSHQTFSPVVKPATIRTVLHLAASRSWPTTYLLVYVDDILLTASTSDFLAHIVKLLRQEFAMKDLGDIRFFLGVQVRRDEHGFFLNQAQYAEDILEHAGMLNCKSAPTPVDTKPKLSLTEGALFNDPTFYRSIVGALQYLTLTRPDLAYAVNQACLFMHAPREVHWGIVKRILRYLRGTLDNGLRISASPTTHLTAYSDADWAGCPDTRRSTLGYCVFLGDSLVSWSSKR